A portion of the Marinobacter alexandrii genome contains these proteins:
- a CDS encoding ABC transporter permease produces the protein MAAKPPKWPLKFLRWFCKKEYLDEIEGDILELYHARAKQSRRIANAFLFWNVLRSLRWENVKHSQMIKFGLIGNYFKVGFRALLKDRQFTAINLFGLSLGLSVFLTIVLLVRHELSFDQFHSKADRIYQVIQEFENADGVDPEIWTSWQLSNALRTDLDIVENAVTIHAASSTWVETGGKQFFEEDGIVAGPQFFEIFDFELKDGNTTNVLSRKRSIVLTESLAKKYFELETPIGKEVELEFYGRFTVTGVLKDIPANSYIQFNFIITQDYDVFLQNVSENFRRSFYAWTGDPVATYALLKDPKYKELFEAKAETMLAKYLDEEYMNRHYLLGLLDLHFNSHGIDGRVNDYVKGDFSKIQFLIIVGSIILLMACFNYISISTARYIKRTREVGVRKAMGAHSKQVAAQFLIESFLMVLFSFMLGMAFANFLLPYFNILTGIELDLSTTFVIESLPYFIVTVILVTLFAGFYPAFHLSRYSVVNVLKNMTISVSGNNTLRKSLVIIQYLFVVMILAGLTIVNQQYTFMNSKSLGFNTEQLVVVEINSAPVRNNYSKIKDELLKIPDVQKVAGLTRMISGYRSGTAVEVNALGNPKGKIAMKYYGMDQDGISTLELSLVAGQGFSGMKGQDSISVLINETAAKMYGGNGAVGQLIKIQETGGDELQARIIGVISDFHYRSLRKTIGPVVIGHYHNPFVSLDDIVIQLSGFNTISTLEKIETIHNSFDTNKVMTWEFMDDMVQREYEKEAIFRNVFVSASIVSFFIAVIGMIGLSSYNVVARRKEIAIRKIMGAGFLDLIHQHTREFVKFLLIASAVSVPLCWWLASQWLIGFEYRVSISPLIFLAVILFVLAITCLVILTVSNKTIKSNPVNSIRYE, from the coding sequence ATGGCTGCTAAACCACCAAAGTGGCCTTTGAAATTCTTGCGATGGTTTTGTAAGAAAGAGTACCTGGATGAAATCGAAGGAGACATTCTTGAACTTTATCATGCAAGAGCTAAACAATCCAGAAGAATAGCAAATGCTTTCCTTTTCTGGAATGTCTTGAGGTCGTTGAGGTGGGAAAACGTAAAGCATAGTCAGATGATCAAATTCGGATTAATTGGAAACTATTTCAAGGTGGGTTTCAGAGCACTATTAAAAGATCGTCAGTTTACTGCTATCAACCTTTTTGGTCTTTCATTAGGACTTTCAGTTTTTCTCACAATTGTGTTATTGGTAAGGCACGAGCTCAGCTTTGATCAATTTCACTCCAAGGCAGATAGGATATATCAGGTTATTCAAGAGTTTGAAAATGCAGATGGAGTAGATCCGGAAATTTGGACTTCCTGGCAGCTATCGAATGCCCTCAGAACGGATTTGGACATTGTAGAAAATGCCGTCACCATCCATGCAGCTTCCTCTACCTGGGTAGAGACCGGAGGCAAACAATTCTTTGAAGAAGATGGGATAGTGGCGGGACCACAATTCTTTGAAATTTTTGATTTTGAGCTGAAAGATGGCAACACAACTAATGTTCTTAGCAGAAAGCGATCAATTGTTTTAACTGAATCTCTGGCTAAGAAATATTTTGAGTTGGAAACCCCAATAGGGAAAGAAGTTGAGTTAGAATTTTATGGGAGGTTTACTGTGACAGGAGTACTAAAAGACATTCCTGCCAATTCATACATTCAATTCAATTTCATCATTACTCAAGATTATGATGTGTTTCTACAGAATGTATCCGAGAATTTTAGAAGGTCGTTTTATGCATGGACTGGTGACCCGGTGGCTACTTATGCCCTTTTGAAAGACCCGAAGTACAAAGAATTGTTCGAAGCTAAAGCGGAAACTATGCTTGCGAAGTACCTTGATGAAGAATACATGAATCGACACTATTTACTAGGATTGCTCGACCTTCATTTTAATTCCCACGGCATTGATGGAAGAGTCAATGACTATGTCAAAGGAGATTTTTCTAAAATCCAATTTTTGATCATTGTAGGTTCAATCATTCTACTAATGGCCTGCTTTAACTATATAAGCATATCTACTGCGCGCTATATCAAACGAACGAGGGAAGTGGGTGTGAGAAAAGCGATGGGTGCACATAGCAAACAGGTTGCAGCTCAATTTTTGATTGAGTCTTTTTTGATGGTGTTATTTTCTTTCATGCTAGGTATGGCCTTTGCCAATTTTCTACTTCCATATTTCAATATACTTACTGGAATAGAACTTGATCTAAGCACTACGTTTGTAATCGAATCACTTCCCTATTTCATTGTCACAGTCATACTGGTTACACTCTTTGCCGGCTTCTACCCAGCTTTTCATTTAAGTAGATATTCAGTCGTTAATGTACTTAAGAATATGACTATTTCTGTTTCAGGAAATAATACCCTTCGCAAGTCCCTTGTGATTATTCAATACTTGTTTGTTGTGATGATTTTGGCAGGGTTGACCATAGTCAATCAGCAATACACTTTCATGAATAGTAAGTCTCTGGGCTTCAACACGGAGCAATTGGTCGTTGTAGAAATCAATAGTGCCCCAGTACGAAATAACTACTCAAAAATTAAAGATGAGCTTCTTAAAATTCCAGATGTTCAAAAAGTTGCTGGTCTTACCAGGATGATAAGTGGGTATAGATCAGGAACCGCAGTAGAGGTGAACGCATTGGGCAATCCGAAAGGGAAAATTGCAATGAAATACTACGGAATGGATCAAGATGGTATTTCTACACTGGAACTTTCATTGGTTGCAGGTCAAGGTTTTTCCGGAATGAAAGGACAGGATAGTATTTCTGTTTTAATTAATGAAACAGCTGCAAAAATGTATGGAGGGAATGGTGCTGTTGGACAGTTGATAAAGATTCAAGAAACAGGAGGCGATGAATTGCAAGCACGTATCATTGGAGTCATAAGTGACTTCCATTATAGATCACTTCGAAAAACGATTGGCCCGGTGGTGATTGGACACTATCACAATCCATTTGTAAGTCTAGATGATATTGTGATTCAATTAAGTGGTTTTAATACAATCTCAACACTGGAGAAAATTGAAACTATTCATAATTCTTTCGATACGAATAAAGTGATGACATGGGAATTTATGGACGATATGGTACAGCGGGAATATGAAAAGGAAGCGATTTTTAGAAACGTATTTGTTAGTGCTTCTATTGTATCATTTTTTATTGCTGTAATTGGTATGATTGGATTATCCTCATATAATGTAGTAGCAAGAAGAAAAGAAATCGCCATCCGCAAAATTATGGGGGCAGGATTTCTAGACTTAATTCACCAACATACACGCGAGTTTGTCAAATTTTTATTGATAGCATCAGCAGTATCGGTACCACTATGTTGGTGGCTTGCTTCACAGTGGCTGATCGGGTTCGAATACCGGGTGAGTATTTCCCCGTTGATCTTCTTGGCCGTTATCTTGTTCGTACTGGCTATTACATGCCTGGTGATCCTTACAGTAAGCAACAAAACGATTAAATCAAATCCAGTTAATTCTATTAGATATGAGTAA
- a CDS encoding serine hydrolase domain-containing protein produces the protein MSNEERMQCKFSPLIYLISLLVVCPCIGQKRSKDNAVLSEIENGLTITATLNGINGNYSIQDRMEYYGVPGVSISVMNGDKIDLKASYGVSRKKDEKGIDSNTLFQAASIGKPITSFAIFRLVQSGLLSLDTDVNDYLKGWQIDYSNYSDTAKVTLRQIISHTSGLSRGSVAYYSIGEEIPDNEIDMLDANPPAKLEPVKLEFEPGTDWSYSGGGYTVLQKIIQDVLNVGFEKAMDSLVFKPLEMHRSFFDPSFSDTSTNVALGYNYDGTLVESGWMILTDLAAGGLWTTPNDILKFVSAFSTSLKGEAVGFLTKELADEMLDLGLFVDDKGTPTIFSFRGTNKGYRSEFIGFIENGRANGAVVMTNSYNSRYLIQEILRSISNHYKWRYPFAKEPKEYSVVSLDDKKLFQFKGRYKSESRDYVIELTSRDSLLMVSREWNGRFTYMNPTSDSSFVDPTTLQEFAFLRNSSNEFTRLIINGKSTYIKIK, from the coding sequence ATGAGTAATGAAGAGAGAATGCAATGTAAATTTTCGCCACTCATCTACCTGATCTCACTTTTAGTTGTATGCCCTTGTATTGGACAAAAAAGATCAAAGGACAATGCTGTTTTATCTGAAATAGAAAATGGACTAACAATCACAGCTACACTTAATGGAATAAATGGTAACTATTCTATTCAAGATAGAATGGAATATTATGGTGTTCCGGGCGTAAGTATATCCGTAATGAATGGTGATAAAATCGATCTGAAAGCTAGCTATGGAGTATCCAGAAAAAAGGATGAAAAAGGCATTGACTCGAATACCCTTTTCCAGGCAGCCTCTATTGGTAAGCCAATCACAAGTTTTGCCATTTTCAGACTGGTTCAAAGTGGATTATTATCTCTGGATACTGACGTAAACGATTATTTAAAAGGATGGCAAATTGACTATTCTAATTACAGTGATACAGCAAAAGTCACCTTAAGGCAGATTATATCTCATACTTCAGGATTGTCACGAGGGAGTGTCGCATACTATTCGATTGGTGAGGAAATACCTGATAATGAAATAGACATGTTAGATGCCAACCCGCCCGCAAAGCTTGAGCCAGTTAAATTAGAGTTTGAGCCAGGAACAGATTGGTCTTATTCCGGAGGAGGTTATACCGTGCTTCAAAAAATTATTCAGGATGTATTAAATGTTGGCTTTGAGAAAGCAATGGACTCTTTGGTATTCAAGCCATTAGAGATGCATAGAAGCTTTTTTGATCCATCATTTAGCGACACAAGCACAAATGTTGCATTGGGTTATAATTACGATGGCACTCTGGTTGAAAGTGGCTGGATGATACTGACGGATCTTGCTGCTGGTGGACTTTGGACAACTCCGAATGATATTCTGAAATTTGTTTCCGCTTTCTCAACATCCCTTAAGGGAGAAGCTGTTGGTTTTCTCACGAAGGAACTCGCTGATGAAATGCTTGACCTTGGACTTTTTGTTGATGATAAAGGAACTCCAACCATATTTTCATTCAGGGGTACGAATAAGGGCTATAGAAGTGAGTTTATAGGCTTTATAGAAAACGGAAGAGCCAACGGAGCTGTAGTGATGACTAATTCTTATAATAGTCGTTATTTGATTCAAGAAATTCTAAGAAGTATCTCAAATCATTATAAATGGCGATATCCTTTTGCTAAAGAACCTAAAGAGTATAGTGTTGTAAGCTTAGATGATAAGAAACTTTTTCAATTTAAGGGGAGGTACAAGTCTGAGAGTAGAGATTATGTGATAGAATTAACATCTAGAGATAGTTTGTTGATGGTAAGCAGAGAGTGGAATGGACGTTTCACTTATATGAATCCAACATCTGATAGTTCTTTTGTCGACCCTACAACTCTTCAAGAATTCGCATTTTTGAGAAACTCATCAAATGAATTTACGAGACTGATTATTAACGGAAAATCAACATACATCAAAATAAAATGA
- a CDS encoding FtsX-like permease family protein: protein MSELQPPKWALRFLRWYCREEFLDEIEGDLFEFFYLRGKTSQKSANLFFVWNVFRSFRIINFKKTGLLNNWTMNLLKNYTKIYFRRFRKETSHYLVNILGLGLGFAILFFILMYVYDEQSIDQYHTKMDRVYRLVEKSQEEDGIHDYLSTSNAVAAALKSDFPVVEETAHMTYMGSQVLVEGDIKIADRDWALVSRGIFDILDFPIVNGNPKKEFEGPIGIILEKEMAKALFGHSDVVGEVLDESRFGPVEVLAVMNSMPANSTYRFKEIYIYNLEQVDEGFQNFMKSWDTRFMQTWVLLKEGANPEDIYAKKSDFLEKYYDEEIRKEHDFYLHPLSELHLGSTHIENGGPGPLLAIPYSDRQFVSMILLMGFLVIFIAALNYVNLSSVQALKRTLEASMRKINGANARQLVGQLFFETLFTILIAYFLSILLIIVLFPYFLQIANKNIELVNLISMDFIISQLVAVIVIWVASAMLPALYYSKLKRSLLILKNAFSGKGDTLRKVLVGIQYSLSLFLIIGSMVIYRQLNFVQSKDLGFDKENLIVMDINSGTTRNSFKGIIEGIKQNPNVINATTSSRVPGEWKNIPQVFIGENLAESELEASFYGIEKNWLDTYGVKLIEGQNFTGSDDTDSLYVLVNERAVEMLGFDEAIGKSIWVIEGNEGDSARLKIAGVVENFHFESLYETIGPVVLGSWNNHVMGIDYFTIRYSQNPRETVSHIETVNDKFDPETPAEINFLDQQWNRFYQAEESRATIILIASIVSIIISAFGLFGLINFTVERKTKEIGIRKVMGATIPNILNLVLKDYLVLLLIALVVSVPVSWWLFEDWLSDFAYRINLSVDLFLIAFGTVLMISCATVLSRIFKIAKSNPVTAIRYE from the coding sequence ATGTCGGAACTTCAACCACCAAAATGGGCACTCAGGTTTCTGAGATGGTATTGCCGAGAAGAATTTCTTGATGAGATAGAAGGAGATCTATTCGAGTTTTTCTACTTGAGAGGCAAGACTTCTCAGAAGTCGGCCAATCTGTTTTTTGTGTGGAATGTCTTCCGATCTTTTCGAATAATCAACTTTAAAAAAACTGGACTACTTAATAATTGGACTATGAACTTATTAAAAAACTACACTAAAATATACTTCCGTCGGTTTCGGAAGGAAACATCTCATTATCTGGTTAACATATTGGGGTTAGGGTTGGGATTTGCTATCCTGTTTTTCATCCTCATGTATGTCTATGATGAGCAGAGCATTGATCAATATCACACGAAAATGGATCGTGTCTATCGGTTGGTAGAAAAAAGTCAGGAAGAGGATGGGATTCACGATTATTTAAGTACATCCAATGCTGTTGCTGCAGCTTTAAAATCTGATTTCCCAGTAGTAGAAGAGACAGCACATATGACATACATGGGGTCGCAAGTATTGGTGGAAGGAGATATTAAAATTGCAGATAGAGATTGGGCGCTAGTTTCTCGGGGAATATTTGACATTTTGGATTTTCCTATTGTCAACGGTAACCCCAAGAAGGAATTTGAAGGTCCTATTGGAATCATATTGGAGAAAGAGATGGCAAAGGCTCTTTTTGGTCATTCAGATGTGGTAGGAGAAGTGCTAGATGAGTCAAGATTTGGACCAGTAGAGGTGTTGGCTGTGATGAATTCTATGCCGGCTAATTCAACTTATCGTTTCAAAGAAATCTATATATATAACCTAGAACAGGTTGATGAAGGATTTCAAAACTTTATGAAATCATGGGATACACGATTTATGCAAACGTGGGTCCTTTTAAAAGAGGGAGCTAATCCTGAAGATATCTATGCCAAGAAGTCTGATTTTCTTGAGAAGTACTATGATGAAGAAATTAGGAAAGAACATGATTTTTACCTTCATCCGCTGAGCGAACTTCATTTGGGATCTACTCATATAGAGAATGGCGGTCCTGGACCATTGTTGGCAATTCCTTATAGTGACAGACAGTTTGTGTCCATGATATTGCTTATGGGCTTTTTGGTGATTTTCATTGCTGCACTCAATTATGTAAATCTCTCTTCTGTACAAGCTTTAAAAAGGACTTTAGAAGCCAGCATGCGAAAAATCAATGGAGCCAATGCCCGACAACTTGTTGGTCAATTGTTTTTTGAAACATTGTTTACAATCCTTATAGCTTACTTTTTATCAATTCTATTGATCATTGTTCTTTTTCCTTACTTTCTGCAGATAGCCAATAAGAATATTGAACTAGTGAATTTAATATCCATGGACTTCATTATTTCACAGTTGGTTGCAGTCATAGTTATATGGGTTGCTTCAGCAATGCTTCCGGCATTATACTATTCAAAGTTGAAGAGGTCACTTCTAATCTTAAAAAATGCTTTTTCTGGGAAAGGTGATACATTAAGAAAAGTGTTAGTTGGTATTCAATATTCGCTATCTCTTTTCCTGATCATAGGTTCAATGGTTATTTATCGTCAATTAAATTTTGTACAATCCAAAGACTTAGGATTTGATAAGGAGAATCTAATTGTCATGGACATTAATTCAGGAACTACCAGAAATAGCTTTAAAGGAATAATTGAAGGCATAAAGCAAAATCCGAACGTGATTAATGCAACCACTTCATCTCGAGTTCCAGGTGAATGGAAAAATATTCCTCAAGTATTTATTGGAGAAAACTTAGCCGAAAGTGAACTTGAAGCAAGCTTTTATGGGATCGAGAAAAACTGGCTTGATACCTATGGTGTGAAGCTCATTGAAGGACAAAATTTTACAGGGTCAGATGATACGGATAGTTTGTACGTGCTGGTGAACGAGCGGGCTGTTGAGATGCTGGGCTTTGATGAGGCAATTGGAAAAAGTATTTGGGTAATAGAAGGAAATGAGGGTGATTCAGCCAGATTGAAAATTGCTGGAGTGGTGGAGAACTTTCACTTCGAGTCACTCTATGAAACTATAGGTCCTGTTGTATTAGGAAGTTGGAATAATCATGTGATGGGTATCGACTATTTCACCATCCGATATAGTCAGAATCCACGTGAAACGGTTAGTCATATTGAAACAGTCAATGATAAATTTGATCCTGAGACTCCAGCGGAGATAAATTTCTTAGATCAGCAATGGAATCGATTTTATCAGGCAGAGGAAAGTCGAGCAACTATCATTTTAATAGCGTCGATTGTATCGATCATCATTTCAGCCTTTGGATTGTTTGGGTTGATCAACTTCACTGTAGAGCGAAAGACCAAAGAGATAGGTATTAGAAAAGTGATGGGAGCAACTATTCCCAATATTCTTAACCTGGTGTTGAAAGACTATTTAGTATTGTTACTTATTGCTTTGGTGGTTTCTGTACCCGTTTCATGGTGGTTATTTGAGGATTGGCTTTCTGATTTTGCCTACAGGATAAATCTAAGCGTTGATCTTTTTCTCATAGCTTTTGGAACAGTTTTAATGATTTCTTGTGCTACTGTATTAAGTAGGATTTTCAAAATTGCTAAATCAAACCCTGTCACAGCCATTCGTTACGAATAA
- a CDS encoding PadR family transcriptional regulator, which translates to MEYQLGEFEELVLLTVAAQHDQAYGVSIHEFLTEETKKKINVSAIHVALKRLEKKGFVDSRFGGITEERGGRRKKFYIVTALGKKVLDASHDLRTSIYQKIPQLQFVKN; encoded by the coding sequence ATGGAATATCAATTAGGTGAATTTGAAGAGCTCGTATTACTGACAGTGGCTGCTCAGCATGATCAGGCATATGGAGTGTCTATTCATGAATTTCTCACTGAAGAAACCAAAAAGAAAATCAATGTCAGTGCAATTCATGTCGCACTGAAAAGATTAGAAAAAAAGGGATTTGTGGATTCACGTTTTGGTGGAATTACGGAAGAACGAGGAGGTAGGAGAAAAAAATTCTACATAGTCACGGCACTGGGCAAAAAGGTGTTGGATGCTTCGCACGATCTACGTACAAGTATCTATCAGAAAATTCCACAGCTCCAATTCGTAAAAAATTAG
- a CDS encoding FtsX-like permease family protein: MNTPQHSPKWAKRLLEFFLRSDYSDEILGDITEAYHWRIAEEGKTKAKFKLILEVIVSLRPTNLKSFYHLSLNTMIIRNYLKIAFRTLLKRKSTSFINILGLSIGVASFIFIYLYTHQIFTFDDHHTNKDRIFLAYKERITPDGIQPTYDTWMPLKDRLKNDYQQVEYATRHYTTEASILKNNRYLEESITYTDASLFKIFTFPVVHGSLNNVFPTKHSVVLNQELAIKYFDTENAVANSLEIFLPEEDTTMRYEVSAVIQNHPDNASIRPSLIIPIESIPVYPELSNRWNGSFLETYVLLQKQEDAVPLEADFPNLIESIWDAETRGNTNFKLLPFDQTYDTFFGDSSNARTLLVIGIGILLIAIINFMNLSTAQATQRAKEIGLRKVLGAFQGQLRAQFITEALVMSFLACTIGVFIVAVLVSQFNQFFDVTVSFNQFSLQEIIIAFSFLIICLGFLSGSYPAFYLSSISVIKVLRQKLGISNSSSFRSVLVVIQFAIALFLIAGTIIVHKQINFMSNKDMGFESEGILIVSASPRSFTNSELAQSRLNTFKEELINKSYITDISSSRSVPTSWTGSFVFVRPNEWEGDPLRMRYTYVDANFFDIYDIPVKYGRNFLPDSEGDQRGSVILNEAAVKAFQFTPEKENTIRIGNTEINVVGIVEDFHFETLQNKVGPTLIFHRIASNPVAHSTITLKMDMSNLVERIEEIEAMWDELGSTQEFTHSFMNDRVAGLYEQENRYLGMVGLFSALSIAIACLGLYGLTLFIIEKRRKEISIRKVLGAQINTILKLIFKDFTKWVAIAFIISVPFAIYFLNAWLESYYYRISISWITFGLALLIVLGLVILTVGYQSIRAASSNPVNHLKDE; the protein is encoded by the coding sequence ATGAACACTCCTCAACATTCTCCAAAATGGGCTAAGAGACTCCTCGAGTTTTTTTTACGATCAGATTACTCTGACGAAATCCTTGGGGATATCACTGAAGCTTACCATTGGCGAATTGCTGAGGAGGGTAAAACTAAAGCCAAGTTCAAATTGATTCTAGAAGTGATTGTATCACTACGTCCAACCAACTTAAAATCTTTTTATCATTTATCCCTCAATACCATGATCATCAGAAACTATCTAAAAATTGCATTCAGAACCCTTCTGAAAAGAAAATCCACTTCTTTCATCAATATCCTTGGGCTATCTATAGGGGTAGCGTCATTTATCTTCATTTACCTGTACACTCACCAAATTTTCACATTTGATGATCATCACACCAACAAGGATCGCATCTTTTTGGCATACAAAGAACGTATCACTCCTGATGGTATTCAGCCAACTTATGATACCTGGATGCCTTTAAAAGATCGCCTGAAAAATGACTACCAACAAGTGGAGTACGCTACTAGGCATTATACAACTGAAGCCAGCATTTTAAAAAACAATCGCTATCTGGAAGAATCCATTACTTATACAGATGCTTCTTTATTTAAGATTTTCACTTTTCCCGTAGTTCATGGTAGTCTAAATAATGTATTTCCTACAAAACATTCCGTAGTACTCAACCAGGAGTTGGCCATCAAATATTTTGATACAGAAAATGCAGTAGCCAACAGTCTTGAGATTTTCTTGCCAGAAGAGGATACAACCATGCGTTATGAAGTGTCTGCAGTTATTCAAAATCATCCAGATAATGCATCAATAAGGCCCTCTCTGATTATTCCAATTGAGAGCATTCCGGTTTATCCTGAATTGTCTAATCGTTGGAATGGTTCCTTTTTGGAAACCTATGTACTCTTACAGAAACAGGAAGATGCAGTACCACTGGAAGCAGATTTTCCTAATCTTATTGAATCAATTTGGGATGCTGAAACTCGAGGAAACACTAACTTCAAACTGCTCCCTTTTGATCAAACGTACGACACTTTTTTCGGTGATTCATCCAATGCAAGAACATTACTGGTAATAGGAATTGGGATTCTTCTAATTGCGATTATCAATTTTATGAACCTCTCAACTGCCCAAGCCACACAACGCGCAAAAGAAATAGGATTGCGAAAGGTGTTGGGTGCATTTCAAGGTCAATTACGAGCTCAATTTATCACAGAGGCATTGGTAATGTCTTTTCTTGCTTGTACGATTGGGGTCTTCATTGTCGCAGTTCTAGTCTCTCAGTTTAATCAGTTTTTTGATGTAACAGTTTCGTTTAACCAATTCTCACTTCAAGAAATTATTATAGCTTTTTCGTTTTTGATCATCTGTCTGGGCTTTTTAAGTGGCAGCTATCCAGCATTCTACCTTTCATCCATTAGTGTCATTAAAGTATTGAGACAAAAGTTAGGGATAAGTAACTCGTCAAGTTTTCGGAGCGTACTGGTGGTTATTCAGTTTGCTATAGCACTTTTCTTAATAGCAGGTACCATCATCGTACACAAACAAATTAATTTCATGTCGAATAAGGATATGGGATTCGAGTCAGAAGGTATTTTAATTGTTTCTGCTTCGCCAAGAAGTTTTACCAATAGTGAATTAGCTCAATCTAGGCTCAATACCTTTAAAGAGGAGCTCATAAATAAATCTTATATCACAGATATATCCAGCAGTAGATCAGTTCCAACTTCATGGACTGGGAGTTTTGTTTTCGTAAGACCAAATGAGTGGGAAGGTGATCCACTGAGAATGAGATACACCTATGTGGACGCGAATTTCTTTGACATTTATGATATCCCTGTAAAATACGGACGAAACTTCTTGCCTGACTCTGAGGGAGATCAGCGTGGCTCTGTGATTTTGAATGAAGCTGCAGTCAAAGCTTTTCAGTTTACTCCTGAAAAAGAAAATACTATTCGAATTGGAAATACAGAAATCAATGTAGTCGGAATAGTCGAAGATTTTCATTTTGAAACGCTCCAGAATAAGGTGGGTCCAACACTTATTTTCCATCGAATAGCATCGAATCCTGTTGCTCATAGTACCATAACCCTAAAGATGGATATGAGTAATCTTGTTGAACGAATTGAAGAAATTGAGGCGATGTGGGATGAGTTAGGATCAACTCAGGAATTTACACACTCATTTATGAATGATCGTGTAGCTGGACTTTATGAGCAGGAAAACCGATATCTGGGAATGGTCGGATTGTTTTCAGCTCTTTCTATTGCGATTGCTTGTTTAGGTCTTTATGGATTGACCCTATTTATTATTGAAAAGAGAAGGAAAGAAATTAGTATACGAAAGGTTCTGGGGGCTCAGATCAATACCATTCTCAAATTGATATTCAAAGATTTCACCAAATGGGTAGCTATCGCTTTTATTATCAGTGTGCCTTTTGCTATTTACTTCCTCAACGCATGGCTTGAGTCTTACTACTATAGAATTTCTATTTCCTGGATCACTTTTGGACTTGCTCTTCTTATTGTTTTAGGGCTTGTAATTCTCACTGTTGGATATCAATCCATTAGAGCTGCTTCTTCAAATCCGGTTAATCATCTGAAGGACGAGTAA
- a CDS encoding PadR family transcriptional regulator: protein MSLQLGTLEEMILIILLMKEETYGFEIAKEYKSQLNQSISLPAIHVVFKRLEKKGFVDSRMGDPTPERGGKGKRLYKATNKGYETAQELQHRRNEIWKVIPKLNFSPA, encoded by the coding sequence ATGAGTCTACAACTTGGGACACTAGAAGAAATGATCCTCATTATCCTCCTAATGAAGGAAGAAACGTATGGATTTGAGATAGCCAAAGAGTACAAAAGCCAGTTAAATCAATCTATTTCTCTGCCTGCCATTCATGTAGTATTTAAGCGACTGGAAAAGAAAGGATTCGTAGACTCACGAATGGGGGATCCCACACCGGAACGGGGAGGAAAAGGAAAGCGCCTTTACAAAGCAACCAATAAAGGTTATGAAACTGCTCAGGAACTTCAACATCGACGAAATGAAATCTGGAAGGTAATCCCAAAATTGAATTTTAGTCCGGCATGA
- a CDS encoding DUF6503 family protein — protein MKKFFILIAFFPLLVVAQITSKEVLAKSIKYHDPNREWTTLKAILTFNEVRPEGPERFSTFILDNGKDYYKVNRNDEEIYEVVQGKGKVLLGDKEVERSLFMRNYYLYLWGLPMKLLDEGTALDEEVLKENINGIACHVLRVVYEKDTWYFFIDQKTGRLVQYKFYKDEAAGKGELIGLEDEVSFKSLRFPQKRSWYTLPEMKYLGTDILTKVE, from the coding sequence ATGAAAAAGTTCTTTATTCTAATTGCCTTTTTTCCATTGCTAGTTGTTGCGCAAATAACTTCAAAAGAAGTCTTAGCAAAATCAATAAAGTATCATGATCCAAATAGAGAGTGGACAACTTTAAAAGCGATATTGACTTTTAATGAAGTAAGGCCTGAGGGACCAGAGCGATTCTCAACCTTCATCCTTGATAATGGTAAGGACTATTACAAAGTGAATAGAAATGACGAAGAAATATACGAGGTTGTCCAGGGAAAAGGGAAAGTTTTACTGGGAGATAAGGAAGTAGAAAGATCGCTGTTTATGCGCAATTACTACTTGTATCTATGGGGACTCCCAATGAAACTATTAGATGAAGGGACTGCTCTGGATGAAGAAGTTTTGAAAGAAAATATCAATGGCATTGCATGCCATGTTCTGAGAGTAGTGTATGAGAAGGATACCTGGTACTTCTTCATTGATCAGAAAACTGGAAGACTGGTCCAGTATAAATTTTATAAAGATGAGGCTGCTGGGAAGGGAGAGCTTATTGGCCTAGAAGATGAAGTTTCATTCAAAAGCTTAAGATTTCCTCAAAAAAGAAGCTGGTATACACTTCCTGAAATGAAGTATCTCGGTACAGATATCCTTACAAAAGTGGAGTAG